Proteins from one Pontibacter korlensis genomic window:
- a CDS encoding aldehyde dehydrogenase, which produces MPSTSTTPTAPAVTETAEQRIGELLAKQRNFFHRGYTLDIHFRKEQLKRLQHAIEQHEQELLDAMYTDFHKPQTEAYATEVGFVELELKLTLKNLIKWTKPQRVKETLLNFPSRSYIHFDPYGVALIIGPWNYPFQLLLNPLIGAMAAGNCAIVKPSELTPTTSAVVAKMIQEHFNDAYIATVQGGVETTQHLLKQRFDYIFFTGSTQVGKIVMKAAAEHLTPVTLELGGKSPAIVAEDADLSLAARRIAWGKFLNAGQTCVAPDYLLVHEQVKEELIQLLSHYIESFYGEDPMQSPDYARIVNERHFKRLSGYLKDGVIRAGGTTDLTQRYIAPTILDQVTWQHSVMQEEIFGPILPVLTVGSLEEAIHMVRQHEKPLALYFFSSNSQKQDLVLKHTYFGGGCINDTISHLVNPNLPFGGVGQSGMGSYHGQSSFDLFSQQKSVLHRGTWVDLPMRYPPYGDKLPMLRKLFRWL; this is translated from the coding sequence ATGCCTAGCACCTCTACTACACCGACAGCGCCCGCAGTTACTGAGACAGCAGAACAAAGGATTGGGGAACTGCTGGCAAAGCAACGAAACTTCTTTCATCGTGGCTATACATTGGATATCCACTTTCGCAAAGAGCAGCTAAAAAGGCTGCAGCACGCCATAGAGCAGCATGAGCAAGAGCTTCTGGATGCCATGTACACCGACTTTCATAAACCACAGACAGAGGCCTATGCTACTGAGGTAGGTTTTGTGGAGCTGGAGCTGAAGCTAACTCTAAAAAACCTCATCAAGTGGACCAAACCACAACGTGTTAAAGAGACTCTTCTAAACTTTCCCTCCCGCAGCTACATTCACTTTGACCCGTACGGTGTCGCCTTGATCATTGGTCCCTGGAACTACCCTTTTCAGTTACTCCTTAACCCGCTTATAGGTGCTATGGCAGCCGGTAACTGTGCCATTGTAAAGCCCTCAGAACTTACCCCCACTACCTCAGCGGTGGTGGCTAAAATGATACAGGAGCATTTCAACGATGCCTATATAGCTACAGTACAGGGAGGCGTGGAAACCACACAGCATCTGCTGAAACAGCGCTTCGACTACATCTTTTTTACTGGGAGTACGCAGGTTGGTAAAATTGTAATGAAGGCTGCAGCAGAGCACCTTACCCCGGTAACACTGGAGCTTGGCGGGAAAAGCCCTGCCATCGTTGCTGAGGATGCTGACTTAAGCCTTGCTGCCCGACGCATTGCCTGGGGTAAATTCCTGAATGCAGGCCAGACTTGTGTGGCGCCAGACTACCTGCTCGTTCATGAGCAGGTCAAGGAAGAGTTAATTCAGCTGCTCAGTCACTATATCGAGAGTTTTTATGGGGAGGACCCCATGCAAAGCCCAGATTATGCCCGAATTGTAAATGAGAGGCACTTTAAGCGCTTGTCTGGTTATTTAAAAGACGGTGTAATACGAGCCGGAGGAACGACCGATCTTACCCAGCGCTATATTGCACCAACCATACTGGACCAGGTAACGTGGCAACACTCTGTTATGCAGGAGGAGATCTTTGGCCCTATACTTCCAGTACTTACCGTAGGCAGCCTGGAGGAAGCCATACACATGGTGCGACAGCATGAAAAACCGCTAGCCTTGTACTTTTTCTCTTCAAACTCTCAGAAGCAGGACCTGGTGCTAAAGCATACATACTTCGGAGGAGGCTGCATCAATGATACCATATCGCATCTGGTTAACCCAAACCTGCCCTTCGGAGGAGTAGGGCAAAGCGGTATGGGAAGCTACCACGGCCAGAGCAGCTTTGACCTGTTTTCGCAACAGAAAAGCGTACTTCACCGCGGCACGTGGGTAGACCTGCCCATGCGCTACCCCCCGTATGGCGATAAACTGCCTATGCTGCGCAAGCTCTTTAGATGGCTATAG
- a CDS encoding CNNM domain-containing protein produces the protein MGLLLLYLAIALFFSFLCSLLEASLLSITPSHVSIVNKESPSLGEDLKQFKDNIDRPLAAILTLNTFAHTIGAAGVGAQAQLIWGDEYLTVVSVVLTVVILIFTEIIPKTLGANYWKQLTPFTVRTLKVLIYSPMYPIIILSQFITKRLKTEKGRSVLSRADFTAMAEMGIKEGIFKKGESQIIQNILRFNSILVRHIMTPRTVIVSAQEDMTMADFFRDFPDLRFSRIPIYSTNLDDVQGFILKEEVLYKIINNQGHLPLKSVMRKIQVVPEHMPIPTLFNRLLEQQDQIALVVDEYGGTAGLISMEDIIETLLGMEILDELDQVADLQKWARQNWEKRARRLGYTPE, from the coding sequence ATGGGTTTACTCCTTCTATACTTAGCCATTGCCCTATTTTTCTCCTTTTTGTGCTCTCTGCTTGAGGCATCTTTACTTAGCATCACACCTTCCCATGTTAGCATAGTAAATAAGGAAAGCCCTTCACTTGGCGAAGACCTAAAGCAATTTAAAGATAACATCGACAGGCCTCTGGCAGCTATTCTTACCCTCAACACCTTTGCCCACACCATTGGCGCTGCCGGAGTGGGTGCACAGGCACAGCTAATTTGGGGGGATGAGTACCTTACCGTTGTATCTGTGGTGCTGACGGTAGTGATACTTATATTTACGGAGATCATTCCTAAAACCCTTGGTGCAAACTATTGGAAGCAGCTTACGCCATTTACTGTACGTACGCTTAAGGTGTTGATCTACTCCCCTATGTATCCTATCATTATCCTCTCCCAGTTTATTACGAAGAGACTTAAAACAGAAAAAGGGCGTAGTGTCCTGAGCCGTGCAGACTTTACAGCTATGGCAGAAATGGGAATCAAGGAGGGTATATTCAAAAAGGGGGAGTCGCAGATTATTCAGAACATCCTGCGGTTCAACAGCATTCTGGTGCGCCACATCATGACGCCCCGAACTGTGATTGTAAGCGCTCAGGAAGACATGACTATGGCAGACTTCTTCCGCGATTTTCCGGATCTGCGCTTTTCCCGCATCCCTATTTATTCCACCAACCTAGACGATGTACAAGGCTTCATACTTAAAGAGGAGGTACTTTATAAGATCATCAACAACCAAGGTCACTTACCTCTTAAGTCTGTCATGCGGAAGATACAGGTAGTGCCCGAGCACATGCCTATACCTACACTTTTTAACAGGCTGCTAGAGCAACAGGATCAAATTGCGCTGGTAGTAGACGAGTACGGTGGCACCGCAGGCCTAATCAGTATGGAGGACATAATAGAGACACTGCTGGGTATGGAAATTTTGGACGAGTTGGACCAGGTGGCCGACCTGCAGAAGTGGGCACGCCAAAACTGGGAAAAGCGAGCCCGCCGTTTAGGCTATACACCAGAGTAA
- a CDS encoding nucleoside deaminase, whose protein sequence is MDQYLQAALEEAKTGYEEGGIPIGSVLVHKDKILGRGHNKRVQEGSVVLHGEMDALENAGRQPATVYRECVLYTTLSPCPMCSGTILLYGIPKVVIGENRTFMGEEELLRSRGVEVEVVDSQECVELMQRFIQEKPTLWNEDIGV, encoded by the coding sequence ATGGATCAGTATTTACAGGCAGCACTGGAAGAAGCAAAAACAGGGTACGAAGAAGGCGGCATACCAATTGGCTCTGTGCTGGTGCACAAGGATAAGATTCTTGGCCGTGGGCATAACAAGAGAGTGCAGGAAGGAAGCGTGGTGCTTCACGGAGAGATGGACGCACTGGAAAACGCTGGCCGGCAGCCCGCAACGGTTTACCGCGAGTGTGTGCTTTATACAACCCTTTCGCCATGCCCTATGTGCTCAGGCACCATTTTACTATATGGCATACCTAAAGTTGTCATAGGTGAGAACCGTACTTTTATGGGAGAGGAAGAGCTTCTTCGCTCAAGAGGGGTAGAGGTTGAGGTGGTTGATAGCCAGGAATGCGTGGAACTAATGCAGAGGTTTATACAGGAAAAGCCTACCCTGTGGAATGAGGATATTGGGGTTTAA
- a CDS encoding phosphoribosylaminoimidazolesuccinocarboxamide synthase — MEAIKETHFSFAGQTGFYRGKVRDVYYFEDRIAIVATDRISAFDVVLPRAIPYKGQVLNQIASINLQATSDTVPNWVISTPDPNVTIGYRCEPFKVEMVIRGYLAGHAWREYKAGKRILCGVALPEGLRENDKLPEPIITPTTKADEGHDEDISREDILAKGLVSEQDYLKLEHYTRALFERGTKLAKQRGLILVDTKYEFGKYKDQIFLIDEIHTPDSSRYFYSEGYAERQQQGEPQRQLSKEFVRQWLIENGFQGKEGQLVPEMTDEVVRSISERYIELYEVFTGQKFIKEDYVSVLERIEQHIDDNIFTTKN; from the coding sequence ATGGAGGCCATTAAAGAAACTCATTTCTCCTTTGCCGGACAAACCGGTTTTTATAGGGGCAAAGTACGCGATGTTTACTATTTTGAGGATAGAATAGCCATTGTCGCCACCGATCGCATCTCAGCCTTCGATGTGGTATTGCCGCGCGCCATACCTTACAAAGGCCAGGTGCTAAACCAAATTGCTAGCATCAACCTGCAAGCTACTTCCGACACTGTACCTAACTGGGTAATCAGCACACCAGACCCGAATGTTACCATTGGCTACCGTTGCGAGCCATTTAAAGTAGAGATGGTAATACGTGGTTATCTGGCTGGCCATGCCTGGCGCGAGTACAAAGCTGGCAAGCGTATACTCTGCGGAGTAGCCCTCCCGGAGGGCCTGCGCGAGAATGATAAACTGCCTGAGCCAATCATCACCCCTACTACCAAAGCTGATGAAGGACACGACGAAGACATCTCGAGAGAAGATATTTTAGCGAAAGGCCTTGTGTCTGAGCAAGATTATCTTAAATTAGAGCATTATACGCGAGCCCTTTTTGAGCGTGGTACAAAGTTGGCCAAGCAACGCGGACTGATACTGGTGGATACCAAGTATGAGTTTGGCAAGTATAAGGACCAGATTTTCCTCATCGACGAGATTCACACACCAGACTCCTCACGCTACTTCTATTCTGAGGGCTATGCCGAGCGCCAGCAACAAGGTGAGCCACAACGCCAGCTTTCCAAAGAATTTGTGCGACAGTGGTTAATTGAGAACGGCTTCCAGGGTAAAGAAGGACAGCTGGTGCCTGAAATGACCGACGAAGTTGTGAGAAGTATCTCGGAACGCTATATTGAGCTGTATGAGGTATTTACAGGTCAGAAATTTATAAAAGAGGATTACGTTTCAGTGCTGGAACGCATTGAGCAGCACATTGATGACAATATTTTTACTACCAAAAATTAA
- a CDS encoding STAS domain-containing protein, translating to MKYTIDKKENYTIITIDEKKLDTSIAPDLKSEFVKLNAEGINNLILDLNEVKYTDSSGLSSILIANRLCNSSNGLLILTGLQDHVMKLISISKLESVLNILPTVEEAIDRVFLHEIEQDLTNKED from the coding sequence ATGAAGTACACGATAGATAAGAAAGAAAACTACACGATTATCACGATAGATGAGAAGAAGTTGGATACTTCAATCGCACCAGACCTGAAGTCTGAGTTCGTGAAATTGAATGCCGAAGGGATCAACAACCTGATTCTTGACCTGAACGAAGTAAAATATACAGACTCTTCTGGACTTAGCTCAATCCTTATCGCTAACCGCCTTTGCAACTCATCAAACGGTCTCCTGATCCTGACTGGTTTGCAAGACCACGTGATGAAGCTGATCTCGATTTCTAAGCTGGAGTCGGTACTAAACATTCTGCCTACTGTAGAAGAGGCAATAGATCGTGTTTTCCTGCACGAAATTGAGCAGGACCTGACTAACAAGGAAGACTAA
- a CDS encoding ribonuclease Z — protein MDFELRILGSSSATPSANRHHTAQVLTIGNQYHLVDCGEGTQMQLMLYKIKHQRICNIYISHLHGDHYFGLAGLISTMHLQGRQTPLHLFGPPGLSEILSLQFKYSGTNLNFKLVFHELDTTCYKKIFEDKGITVHTIPMEHRVPCCGFLFREKQKPRPLIKEKLPDFLRPPQLVRLKWGEDIKDEAGNIILRNSDVTLEPKRSRSYAYCADSRYKPDLLPYLRQVDLLYHEATFTDDLRERADYTFHSTARQAAELAAAAQVRHLLIGHFSVRYKDLSPLLQEAQEVFTKTDLAIEGSIFCVRE, from the coding sequence GTGGATTTCGAACTCAGGATATTGGGTAGTTCGTCGGCCACACCATCGGCAAACAGACACCATACCGCCCAGGTTTTAACCATTGGCAATCAGTACCACCTGGTTGATTGCGGTGAAGGAACACAAATGCAGCTGATGCTTTACAAGATAAAGCATCAGCGCATTTGTAATATCTACATCAGTCACTTACATGGTGACCATTACTTTGGCTTGGCAGGCTTGATCTCCACTATGCACCTGCAGGGCCGCCAAACACCTCTCCATCTTTTTGGCCCTCCCGGCCTCTCCGAAATTCTTAGCCTCCAGTTTAAGTACTCTGGTACCAACCTCAACTTTAAGCTTGTGTTTCACGAGCTGGATACAACTTGCTACAAAAAGATTTTTGAGGATAAAGGCATCACGGTGCATACCATACCCATGGAGCACCGTGTTCCTTGCTGTGGCTTTTTGTTCCGGGAAAAGCAAAAGCCCCGCCCCCTTATTAAAGAGAAACTGCCGGACTTTTTGCGCCCCCCACAGCTGGTGCGCCTGAAGTGGGGCGAAGACATCAAAGACGAGGCTGGCAACATTATTTTACGGAATAGCGACGTTACACTGGAACCCAAACGCAGCCGCAGCTATGCTTACTGTGCCGATAGCCGGTATAAGCCAGACCTGCTGCCCTACCTGCGCCAAGTAGACCTGCTGTACCACGAGGCCACCTTTACCGACGACCTTCGTGAACGCGCTGATTATACCTTTCACAGCACTGCCCGCCAAGCTGCTGAACTTGCAGCCGCCGCTCAGGTGCGCCATTTGCTAATCGGGCACTTTTCAGTGCGCTACAAAGACTTAAGCCCCCTATTGCAGGAGGCTCAGGAGGTGTTTACAAAAACAGATCTCGCTATAGAAGGCAGCATTTTCTGCGTTAGGGAGTAA
- a CDS encoding queuosine precursor transporter: protein MENPATALQQQKRTTLFLVLSGIFISNALLAELIGVKIFSGEALLGLPGAQIPLGGEKLDFNLTAGVIIWPIVFITTDIINEYFGKAGVKKISILTVVLILYAFLVITAVTGLPPAQFWLDVNSTDAQGKPFDINYAYNSVYRQGLGIILGSVAAFLLSQFLDATVFHWLRRFTGSKKIWLRATGSTLVSQLIDSFVVLFIAFFVFGNWSMTQVLSVAVINYIYKFCIAILLTPLLYVAHYLIDSYLGERQAERLIEEAATKSEH, encoded by the coding sequence ATGGAAAATCCAGCCACAGCTTTACAGCAGCAAAAGCGCACGACCCTTTTTCTGGTACTCAGTGGCATCTTTATCTCCAATGCGCTACTGGCTGAGCTTATAGGTGTAAAAATATTTTCGGGAGAAGCCTTATTGGGCCTGCCAGGGGCTCAGATACCTTTAGGTGGCGAAAAGCTTGATTTTAACCTGACTGCCGGTGTCATCATCTGGCCGATTGTTTTCATCACCACAGACATCATAAATGAATACTTTGGAAAAGCAGGTGTTAAGAAAATAAGCATACTAACTGTAGTACTGATACTTTATGCTTTTCTGGTAATCACAGCAGTTACAGGCTTGCCACCTGCACAATTCTGGCTGGATGTTAACAGCACGGATGCCCAGGGCAAACCCTTCGATATAAATTATGCCTACAACAGTGTGTACCGCCAAGGTCTAGGAATCATACTTGGCTCTGTTGCTGCTTTCCTGCTCTCCCAGTTTCTGGATGCTACCGTGTTCCATTGGCTTCGCCGCTTTACAGGCAGTAAAAAAATCTGGCTTCGTGCCACAGGCTCTACCCTTGTCTCGCAACTCATAGACTCTTTTGTAGTGCTTTTTATCGCCTTCTTTGTCTTTGGAAACTGGTCTATGACCCAGGTGTTATCTGTGGCCGTGATCAACTACATTTACAAGTTCTGTATAGCCATTCTTCTCACCCCGTTGCTTTATGTAGCACACTACCTTATTGACAGCTACCTAGGGGAGCGGCAAGCAGAAAGGCTTATAGAAGAAGCTGCTACTAAAAGCGAGCATTAG
- a CDS encoding EamA family transporter — protein MFRGVAMVFFGACSFGVLSTFVKLAYKEGFDLGEVTGTQVFFGLIILWTIVLLRALLGSKSNSTSFREKIKLVAMGTSTGLVSIFYYKCVQTVPASIAILLLMQFTWISLLLDSIIKRKLPSLSQVIMVALVLLGTAMAGRLFSEKIPDFDLAGIGFGLLAALCYTFFLMINGAAGNNMHPTTKSALILTGACVLVLSLFPPVFLINGALFDGLFKWGLVLALFGTVIPPLFYAYGIPKTGLGLSAILSAAELPVAVLMSNLVLHEEVWAVQWAGVALILLAIILSNINSVRQKKRRATTIAA, from the coding sequence ATGTTCAGAGGTGTCGCCATGGTATTTTTTGGCGCGTGTAGTTTTGGGGTACTTTCTACTTTTGTTAAGCTAGCCTATAAAGAAGGTTTTGATTTGGGTGAGGTAACGGGCACCCAGGTCTTTTTTGGGTTGATTATTCTTTGGACCATCGTGCTGTTGCGTGCGCTGCTTGGCAGCAAAAGCAACAGCACGTCGTTCAGGGAAAAGATCAAGCTAGTTGCCATGGGCACTAGTACCGGCCTTGTCAGTATCTTCTATTATAAGTGCGTACAGACCGTTCCGGCATCCATCGCTATCCTGCTGCTGATGCAGTTTACCTGGATAAGCTTGTTGCTGGATTCCATCATAAAGCGCAAGTTGCCGAGCCTTTCGCAGGTCATCATGGTGGCACTCGTGCTATTAGGTACAGCTATGGCTGGCCGCCTTTTCTCAGAAAAAATTCCTGATTTTGATTTAGCAGGTATAGGTTTCGGGCTGTTGGCTGCCTTGTGCTACACTTTCTTTTTGATGATAAACGGAGCCGCTGGCAATAACATGCATCCTACTACCAAAAGTGCGCTTATACTCACTGGAGCCTGTGTGCTGGTACTAAGCCTATTTCCACCGGTTTTCCTGATAAATGGTGCCCTCTTTGATGGCCTGTTCAAGTGGGGCTTGGTTTTAGCCTTGTTTGGAACAGTAATTCCACCGCTATTTTATGCCTATGGTATACCTAAAACAGGGTTAGGCCTGAGCGCCATTCTAAGTGCTGCAGAGTTACCTGTAGCCGTACTGATGTCGAACCTGGTACTGCACGAGGAGGTGTGGGCTGTGCAGTGGGCTGGCGTTGCTCTAATCCTCCTGGCAATCATACTTTCCAATATAAACTCGGTAAGGCAGAAAAAACGCAGAGCAACGACTATTGCAGCTTAA
- the trpS gene encoding tryptophan--tRNA ligase produces MARYLTGIQATGRPHLGNLLGAIIPAIKFSETSDQEALYFIADMHSLTTIRDAEALRHNTYSVAAAWLAFGFDTDKHIFYRQSDVPMVTELTWYLNCFTPFPMLANAHSFKDKSSRRGLSDVNAGLFTYPVLMAADILMYDANFVPVGKDQIQHLEITRDIASSFNHTFGETFVLPEAKTDETVMTVPGINGEKMSKSYGNIIDIFEADKPLRKTIMSIVTDSTALEEPKNPDEDTTFKLYSLLASPEEVEAMRQNYLAGGYGYGHAKQALYELIIKKYAKEREVFNYYMSNLPELDKKLLAGAEKAKAIATPVLERVRQKLGY; encoded by the coding sequence ATGGCACGTTACCTTACCGGAATTCAGGCTACTGGCAGACCGCACCTGGGCAACCTGCTCGGCGCCATTATTCCAGCTATCAAGTTTTCCGAAACCTCTGACCAGGAGGCCCTGTATTTTATCGCTGACATGCACTCGCTCACAACCATTCGTGATGCCGAAGCGCTGCGACACAACACTTACTCAGTAGCGGCTGCCTGGCTTGCCTTTGGTTTCGATACTGACAAACATATTTTCTACCGCCAGTCGGATGTTCCGATGGTAACAGAGTTGACTTGGTACCTGAACTGCTTTACACCGTTCCCAATGCTGGCCAACGCGCACTCGTTCAAAGACAAGTCGTCGCGCCGTGGCCTTTCTGATGTAAATGCTGGTTTATTTACTTATCCAGTGCTAATGGCAGCTGACATTCTGATGTACGACGCCAATTTTGTTCCTGTAGGCAAAGATCAGATACAGCACCTGGAAATCACCAGAGATATTGCCAGCTCGTTCAACCATACCTTTGGCGAAACGTTTGTGCTGCCAGAGGCAAAGACTGACGAGACCGTGATGACCGTACCAGGCATCAACGGTGAGAAGATGAGCAAGTCTTACGGCAACATCATTGATATCTTTGAGGCTGACAAACCGCTGCGCAAAACCATCATGAGCATCGTAACGGATAGCACAGCACTGGAAGAGCCCAAGAACCCGGACGAGGATACAACCTTTAAGCTGTACAGTCTGTTGGCATCACCTGAAGAAGTAGAGGCTATGCGCCAGAACTACCTGGCTGGTGGCTACGGCTACGGTCATGCAAAGCAAGCCCTGTATGAGCTCATCATAAAGAAATATGCTAAGGAGCGCGAAGTATTCAACTACTACATGAGCAACCTACCGGAGCTCGATAAGAAGTTGCTGGCAGGCGCTGAAAAAGCTAAGGCTATCGCAACACCAGTTCTGGAGCGCGTACGCCAGAAATTAGGCTACTAA
- a CDS encoding acyltransferase family protein, with product MANAVAASNPLTRKSTERYLSLDVLRGLTVALMVIVNTPGSWSTIYPPLRHAPWHGFTITDLVFPAFLFAVGNAMSFSMRKFSLQPESEFLKKVFKRTALIFLIGILLRAFPFVAHAEGGGLEMIDVSTIRVMGVLQRIALCYLIGSLVVHYLKIKGSVIFSAVVLVGYWAVMYFFGDQPDPYSLEGNAALKFDLLFFSPEVLYKGYGIPFDPEGLLSTLPAAVNVIAGYLAGAFIQRNGNNLGTIFKLNLAGAAVIVVALVWDLVFPINKALWTSSYALYSVGLVMLVLGGLMLIIEVANYKKWTYFFEVFGKNPLFIFSMSVLVIKTLSFIKVDEETRLSRWIYQNWFLSWGEGEFASLMFALAYMLVHWLMGYLMDRNRIYIRV from the coding sequence ATGGCAAACGCAGTTGCAGCGTCTAATCCTTTAACACGCAAAAGTACGGAGCGTTACCTATCGCTGGATGTGCTTCGTGGGCTTACCGTAGCTCTGATGGTGATCGTAAATACACCAGGTAGCTGGAGCACAATTTACCCGCCGCTACGGCACGCACCATGGCATGGCTTTACCATCACTGATCTTGTTTTCCCGGCTTTCTTGTTTGCTGTAGGCAATGCGATGAGCTTTAGCATGCGCAAGTTCTCTTTGCAGCCCGAGAGCGAGTTTCTAAAGAAAGTCTTTAAGCGTACAGCCCTCATTTTCCTGATCGGAATACTTTTACGTGCCTTCCCCTTCGTAGCGCATGCCGAGGGAGGAGGTTTAGAAATGATAGACGTTTCTACCATCCGGGTTATGGGTGTATTGCAGCGAATTGCCCTCTGCTACCTTATTGGCTCTTTAGTGGTACACTATCTAAAGATAAAAGGCTCTGTTATATTCAGTGCTGTAGTGTTAGTAGGGTATTGGGCGGTAATGTACTTCTTTGGCGACCAGCCAGATCCCTATAGCCTGGAAGGTAACGCAGCGTTAAAATTTGACCTGCTATTCTTCTCTCCGGAAGTCCTCTACAAAGGGTACGGTATTCCGTTCGACCCGGAAGGATTATTGAGTACATTGCCTGCTGCCGTAAATGTCATAGCAGGCTACCTGGCAGGTGCTTTTATACAGAGGAACGGGAACAATCTGGGTACCATATTCAAGTTGAATTTAGCAGGAGCTGCAGTTATAGTAGTTGCCTTGGTTTGGGATCTTGTATTCCCAATTAACAAAGCCCTCTGGACAAGTTCTTATGCTTTATACTCTGTAGGACTAGTAATGCTGGTGCTAGGCGGGCTCATGCTCATTATTGAGGTAGCGAACTATAAGAAGTGGACCTACTTTTTTGAGGTATTTGGCAAAAACCCGCTATTCATCTTTAGTATGTCTGTACTTGTGATCAAGACCCTGAGCTTTATAAAAGTAGACGAGGAAACACGCTTGAGCCGTTGGATCTATCAGAACTGGTTCCTGAGCTGGGGAGAAGGAGAATTTGCCTCCCTTATGTTCGCACTCGCTTATATGCTAGTGCACTGGCTGATGGGCTACCTAATGGACCGAAACCGCATTTATATCAGGGTATGA
- a CDS encoding methylglyoxal synthase yields MKTTIALIAHNQRKTDLLNWAKIHRDVLVQHELIGTSNTSKLLNDMLELDVKPFGHGPSGGDILLAAKILQHEVHKIIFFIDAETPHGHEHDIQTLIRTAVINNIPIALNRASADLIIKEADES; encoded by the coding sequence ATGAAAACTACCATTGCACTTATCGCTCATAACCAGCGCAAGACAGATTTGCTGAATTGGGCTAAGATACACCGTGATGTGCTCGTACAGCACGAGTTGATCGGCACCAGCAACACCTCTAAATTGCTAAACGACATGCTGGAGCTCGACGTGAAGCCTTTTGGCCATGGCCCAAGCGGAGGCGACATTTTACTAGCTGCCAAGATTCTTCAACACGAAGTACACAAGATCATCTTCTTTATTGATGCTGAAACACCGCACGGGCATGAGCATGACATCCAGACCCTGATCCGTACGGCAGTAATCAACAACATACCTATTGCCTTGAACCGAGCATCTGCCGACTTGATCATCAAAGAAGCAGACGAGAGCTAG
- a CDS encoding SGNH/GDSL hydrolase family protein, whose protein sequence is MKKLHLLLCTILLAMLTAEVSYAQDWANLNRYRDENAKLSSPAKGEKRVVFMGNSITEGWGKLSPKFFADKPYINRGISGQTTPQMLLRFRPDVINLKPAVVVILAGTNDIAGNTGPATLEEIAGNIISMAELAKANNIKVVLASVLPAYDYGWKPGLEPAQKIVALNKMIKSYADKNGLQYIDYHTAMADERQGLKEAYTYDGVHPNEAGYKVMAPLAEEAIKRALAQKR, encoded by the coding sequence ATGAAAAAGCTTCACTTACTGCTCTGTACCATTCTACTTGCGATGCTCACTGCCGAAGTATCTTACGCCCAGGATTGGGCAAATCTTAACCGTTATAGAGATGAGAACGCAAAACTTAGCTCCCCAGCCAAAGGGGAGAAGCGGGTGGTGTTTATGGGGAATTCCATCACTGAAGGATGGGGAAAACTGAGCCCAAAGTTTTTTGCAGACAAACCCTATATAAACCGGGGCATTAGCGGGCAGACAACACCGCAAATGCTGCTTCGGTTCAGGCCTGATGTAATCAACTTAAAGCCGGCAGTGGTGGTGATACTGGCCGGAACCAATGATATTGCTGGCAACACCGGTCCTGCCACTTTGGAGGAGATAGCCGGGAACATCATATCTATGGCAGAATTGGCTAAAGCTAACAACATAAAAGTAGTGCTTGCCTCAGTATTGCCTGCATACGACTATGGCTGGAAGCCAGGATTGGAGCCGGCGCAAAAAATTGTAGCACTAAACAAAATGATCAAGAGCTACGCCGATAAAAATGGCTTGCAGTACATCGACTACCACACAGCAATGGCTGATGAGCGGCAGGGGTTAAAGGAAGCTTATACTTACGATGGGGTACACCCAAATGAGGCAGGTTATAAAGTGATGGCACCACTTGCAGAAGAGGCCATCAAAAGGGCTTTGGCTCAAAAGAGGTAA
- a CDS encoding GNAT family N-acetyltransferase — protein sequence MIRPYSSQDKEELLELLRLNTPQYFAEEEEADFIEYLNKHVESYFVVEVEGKIIGSGGINYFPDKTARISWDIIHPAYQGKGVGKELLQYRVDYIRRNASVEVIYVRTTQLVYKFYEKAGFTLEKTEKDFWAEGFDLYQMKMVL from the coding sequence ATGATCAGACCTTATTCAAGCCAGGATAAAGAAGAGCTTCTTGAGCTGCTGAGGCTTAATACACCGCAATATTTTGCGGAGGAAGAGGAAGCCGACTTTATAGAATACCTCAATAAACATGTGGAAAGCTACTTTGTAGTCGAGGTGGAAGGTAAAATTATTGGCTCAGGTGGCATTAACTATTTCCCGGACAAAACCGCACGCATTTCCTGGGACATTATTCATCCAGCTTACCAGGGAAAAGGAGTGGGAAAAGAGCTACTGCAATACAGAGTCGATTACATCAGAAGGAACGCTTCTGTGGAGGTGATCTATGTAAGGACAACACAGCTTGTGTACAAATTCTATGAGAAGGCCGGCTTCACGCTGGAGAAAACAGAAAAAGATTTCTGGGCGGAGGGCTTTGACCTGTACCAAATGAAAATGGTTTTATGA